atgtacacaaaaccatatgagcatgtctacacAACCATATATAGAACTATAGACTTGCACATGCTTCCCCTTCCTATTTCCCCACCAACAACCTGACTGATTTCCTAATTGCCATGTGGTCAATTTCCTGTTCACTATGTGGTACTTTCCAACTAACTGTTACTCATATACCAACATGAAACCACGACACTGTGTGACCTTCCTCAACCAACAGCAGCCTACCTTATGgcaataacaatcaacttctgtcattcaaattcaaaatggctgatgactagcatcacacttgaaacacaagagtaccaacaaatttgaatcaaactgttttgatccatgtatgtaactcccaataaatttgttgagtgcCCTTTTATTGTTTGTTCACTCACTTGCATATTTGAaggtatttcatatatatatatatatgaaataccatcaaatatttatttataaacaaaaatgcCGTTTGACATCTTAATGTTATATTAATTTTGCATTTGAGGATGTAGAATtgtaataaaattagaaaataatttgaTATGATTCCTTAATAAAGCCTTTTATTTTAAGAAACTAATTTGTCATAATAGAAAATGCTGTTTTCTACTGGCAGTGGTTGACGTGTTGACTGCAACATTACATATAACAGCATATAAGTCAACCAACTTCAGAAACAAGGCATCAGTCAAAACTGAAGCAGTTTGATGAATGGACATCTTATTACAATGTTTATGGATTGACATATGAATATGAAATTAATGATAAACTCTTATCTTAAAGGATGACAGAAAAGCTGAAGTGTTGCAGTATATGCTATTATACACATTGGTAGGTATTCACAATTCAGTCTCTGAGTAGTTACAATATTGTTTTACTTTGACTCAAGTAGCTGTTTGGATGAGGTGTAATCTCTCATGACGATTCTTGTTACTATTCTGAGAGAATGCTTTGTCACAGAACTTACATTTATAAGGTGTTTCCCCTGTATGAGTCCTCATGTGAACATCTAAGTGAGCAGATTGTTTGAAGCTACGTTCACAGTAGCTACATTTATATGGAGTTTCCCCTGTGTGTACTCGTCTGTGTGTAAGCAGTGAAGAAAAACTCTTGCAATCTTTGTTACAGTATTCGCATACATGTTTTTGCAAACCATTGTCAAAGTTAGCAGAGACAGACTTCTGGCTGCCTATTATTTTTGAATTGCAATCATCAATGTCTTGGTTACTAGCTGATGTTATATGCTCAGAGAATTTGTGTTCTACTAGAGCAtcatttgtttgaaatattttgtcacaCATTTCACACTGGTGGCAAGAAATATTTTCACCAAAGTTATCATATGTCATACTTTGGTCGTCAAGTCTATTTTGATTAAAAACTTCTGGCTTTAACTCTTGTTCATTGGCAAGAAATCCTTTGACTTCCATAATACATCTTTTCTTTGTGTCACTCAGTCTCTTAGATTTTCCATGTGGGACTTGGTTTTGGTTAGATTCAGCATTTTCACCTTGATGGTGccttttatttgaattttgattCAAATCTAAAAGTGTAGTCCCAAGATCATAGCTTGTatcttgatgtgtttgggtgtgttCATTTAGGTCATTTTCTGTAGAAAACATAGCAAAACAAATGTCACAGCAGTAACTTTGACATGGTTTTTCAGAAGTAGTTACTGCTGAATTAacagaatttttagaaaatatttgactACTACTGAGTTCAAGTTGTGCTGCAGTTTCACTGCTCAGGTGAACTTTCTCATGCCTATTCTTGTTACTGTTCTGTGTGAATGATTTGTCACAAAACTGGCATTTAAAAGGAGTTTCTCcagtgtgtgttcttaaatggacATCAAGGTGTGCAATCTGTTTAAATTGTCGTTTACAATAAGGACACTTAAATGGTGTCTCCCCAGTGTGTACACGTCGATGAATAAGCAAAGATGATAAACTTTTGAATGTCTTGTTGCagaactcacacacactcagtcCACTGTTATTTCCATTCTGTTCTGAAAACCCAGAAACTTCAGTTTCTCGTGAAAGGTCTTGATCAAGTAGAGTTGTGGTAAATATTTCGTCATCATTACAGGAGTTCTCAAAACTTTTAGAGTCATGTTCTTCATATCTTTCCTTATTGCCAGAGTCAAAAGTAGAGGAGCAAGAGTGAGAATAGAAATCTTCTTtattataaaattcttttttacaCTGCTCACATAAATAGCAGACTTCTCTAATATGGTCAACAGGAACATCGTCAGTAGAGGTGTATGAACTtgcttcctgatcacatggtGTCTCGGAGATATGCTGAAATACATGTTCAGTGTATTGTGTTTTATCTGTAAAATTTTGCTGGCAAATCTCACATAAATAAAATGCCTTTTCAGTAACAGATGTTGCATCTTTCTCTGAAGTGGTGTTTAAAGTGTGTGACTGCTTATGTCTTTCAAAATATCCTTTGTTAATGTAGTTTTTACCACATATATTGCACGAGTAAGGTATGCTTGAAAGCACATTATCAGTGTTGCCTCCTGCTTCTTCAAGTGAAATTACCTTAGAACATTTATGCTTGCTTAAAGCACTGGCATTAGCAAACCGACCATCACAGATGGTACACAGGTGAACTGTTTTAGCAGCAGCTTTAGCTCTAGCTTTCATCCTCTTTTTCCAAGCCACATGAATACGATGATGACGATCACAATTACTTTTCTGACTGAAAGATCGTCGACAGTAGTTACATTTGAATGGAGTTTCCCCTGTGTGTATTCTAGAATGAGTTTCTAAGTGAGCAACTTGCTTGAAGCTTTTCAAGCAGTATGTACATtggtaaggtttctctcctgtgtgtaCTCGCCGATGTATGATAAGTGCAGATTTACTACGAAACTGTCGTGAGCAGAAATCACATCTAAAGTGTGAATTTCTTAAGTAGTACTTAGAGTCTTTAGGGAAGGACAAGTTCACTTCACTTTGGGAGCCTTCCTTGTCAGCTGGTTGTTTGTTGTTAGTATTCACAGGTAGCTTCTTATCGTCACCAGCATCTATTTCCTCTTTTAAAACACTCATTTGCTGAGAGTCTCCCATGTAAATGGAACCAGTCAAGTCACTATTATTGACTTCTATTTTAGGCTCATTTGGGGGATGATACTCTAGAGGAATGATGTTAAGAACAGAtgatttcctttccttttcaaaAAGTTGGTTATAATATAAAGGCTTTTTATCTTTCCATTGCTGTTCACTATTAGTCATAAGCTCATGGTCATCTGAAGAATCTCTGTTTCTAGAATCAGAGTTTGGTTCAAGTGACACATTATTTTCAGATGGAGTAATATTGTCCACAACAGCTGAACTATCCACTGTGGTAATATCAGCTAGATGCATACGTTGATGACGAATTCGGTTActgttttgtgtaaattttttgtCACAAAATTGACAGTGATAAGGAGTTTCTCCTGTATGCGTTCGCAAATGGACATTGAGATGAATATTCTGTTTAAATCTCCGATTGCAGAGGTGGCATTTGTAGGGAGATTCCCCAGTGTGAATTCTACGATGAACATGCAGTGCAGAGCTACTGTTGAATCCTTTCTCACAAAATTCACATATATGTTGGTCAAGAAGCAGGTTTCCATCCCCCCGATTACATAGTGTAGATAATAGCTCTGCACCAGTCACAActtcataattttctttagctTCCTCATGAACAGATATCCTGTGTTGATGTAGTTTTTCTTCATTAGTAAACTCTATGTTACATTGATGACAAAAGTATCCTGTTCGATCTGCATCAGGCAAGCAAGTTGATGTTGTTTCCATAGCAGTATCAATACCACAAGGATTTTCTGTGTCTTTAGAACTGTCTTTtgtaataaaagttttttttagttgATGTAAAGGGTTTTCATAATCTTCaagaagaatttctttttttatcaaattttcaaaatctaataTTTGTGAATTCTTCTTATACTTAAAGTGAGTTTGTTTTGAACTGTCTTTTTGCTCTTCATCATTGTCTTCCCTCTCTGCAACATTGTCACTGTCTTCCCCATTCTCCAGATGACCACTACAGTCAGGTTGAGGAGTAGCAAGACCTTCATCTTCAGAACAATTCCCAAATTCTTCAACAGTCATATGCAAAGAAGGTTCTTCAAGGTTTATTGAAAGTGCTCTTGGTTTATTTTGCTTAGTAACATGATCAGTAAATTCTTTTTGCTCTGAATGTGTAGCCATGTGACAATTAAGATGTATGGCAAGAGTAAATTCTTCACCACAAATGTTGCATGGAAACAGATCTACTGTTGCATCATGTTGCTTAGCTTTTGATGGttcaacattattttttaatgtaaaatgtgAAGATCCATCTTCAGACATGACAGTAGTAATTAGGCCAATATCATCTGTTGCTACAGGAACCAGTCTTGAAGAACCTTTACACAACTTCTGATGTTTATTTAAAACAGACTCAGTTCTGAATTTAATTCCACAAAAATGACAACTGAAAAATATTTCACTTGGTTGACTTACATTTTTATCTGAGTAACTAGACTTGTCTGCTTCTTTAAGACTGTAGTTATTGTCTGAAGATAAACTTGGTATGTGCTGCAAGTCATCATTAGGGAAAGAATCTGTTTCTAATACTAGACTTACAGAACAATTTGGTACATCTACATCATTATGTGCAAGTTTATCATTAGCTGCGAAACAAATTGTTTGGTGATCAGTGAGGTCCAAACCATTTTCAAACAGTGCTCCACATACTGGACAAGTAAAACATAATGCACCATTTTGCTCAGCTGATGAACCAGTTGCCCCATTGCTGTCATTCTGGAGCTCAGCCCTTGGAGAATTTTCATTGGATTGTGTAGTAGTATTGTTGTCTAACTGATGAGTTTTTTCATGCCGAAGTCTGTTGTTGTTCTGAGAAAAACTTCTGTCACAATACTGGCACTTGTATGGTGTCTCACCCGTATGTATTCTCATATGAACATCTCTGTGTGCTGCTTGTTTAAAGCTTTTTTGACAAAAACTACACTTGTAAGGAGTCTCTCCTGTATGTACACGTCGATGTGTAATGAGAGCTGAAGTACTATTGAATGTCTTCTGGCAAAACTCACAACTCTTCTCAGATGGGCCTTGACCAGCAGAATCTTTCAATAAATTCATGCTGGACTGACAGTGGGTAGAATTTCTATTGCTAAACATTGTTGAAGGCTGGTCCATATGATGAGACACTTGGTGTACATTAAGTTCATCTTTATTCACAAACTGTACACTACATAACTCACATTCATTATTCCCAATAACTTTCAGACTATTCTGGCAGTTTTTCACAAAGTAACCACCATTATTTTCACAATCTGATACACTACACCCATTTAAAGGGGTCTTGTCACAATTACTTCCCATCTGTAGGTTACACTCACCAGCATTTACTGAATGTGGATTACActgtttacatttattattagaTCCAGTCAAACCTCTCTCACAACAGTTCCAATCTTCAGGAGTTCCATTTTCAGAATAGAAACTCTGTGAAACAGACTGCAATTTTcgttttttcttatattcttctggTTGTCCATCTTGTAAGCAAGGAGTGTTGTGGCAGTTAAGATGATCTAAAAACTCTTCATAGTTGCTGAACTTTGAAATACAAAATTCACAATTGTATATATGATCTCCAGCCTGGTGGCTAGCTGACTGCTCATAACTACCATCTAAATTTTGTGGTTGCAGGTGAATCTTCTGGTGTCTTATTCGGTTGCAGTTTTGACTGAACTTCTTACTACAAAATGCACATTTATAAGGTGTCTCCCCAGTGTGTATACGTAAATGTACATCAAGGTGAGCAACTTGCCTAAAACCACGATGACAGTATTCACATTGGAATGGCATTTCTCCTGTGTGTATTCGTCGATGGATCACCAAGGCAGAGTGGTTACGGAAATCTTTCTTACAAAATTCACATATGTTTGAATTGGTGGAAACCAAAGGAGAATCTGATTTATTCATTTGGTCAGCCACTGCAGCACATGTATTTGATGGAGTTAAAGCTGCAGTCATATCCTGATTACACTTTACTGAATGATTAGTTGAAACAGTGTGACACAATTTATGTTTAATCAAGTCTTGCCGGGAATTAAAATGGAAGTTACATGTTTTACAACTGAAAAGTTTGTTGTTAATACCTGCCAAATCTTCTTTATTACTTGAAGTTATGTTGGTGCTTCCTGTTATTAAATGTCCTTTGTTGCTGGGACTAGATGTGAAGGAGTTATCTCTTTCTTCAAAATCACCATTCTCAAGTTGATGACAAGATCTAGGTTGATTAAAATTATTCCTGGCAATAACCTCTTGTGAATGTTTGACCTGTTGATGATAATGGAGGCTCGCAATGTCAGGAAAAAACTTCCCACAAAGCTCACATTTGAAAACACCTCTGTCAGAGAAGTTgctattattatgaataaattcATCAGAAGCTGATTGAGATTTTCTCATCATCTCTATACAGTTATTATGAGAGTTTTGGTGATCCATAAAACTTGTATAATTAGTAAACTTTGAATTACAGATCTGACAGTCATGAGTTCCAAGTCTTTCAACAGGGGTATAGCTCATATCACTGGaaacaaaatttgttgaaatacTATGCTCACTGGTTTTTAAGCTTGCTGCTTCAATCCAATTATTTGTTTTGGATTCTTTGTTTTGAGAATTTTCTATGTAACCAGCTTCATAAAGCAATTCCCCAGATTGTGACCTTGACTGAACTTCAATGTTGCAATTGTTTGGTTGGAAACTTTTGGAACTTTCATTTCCTAAATGGCCTAATGTACTCATATTGTTATTCAAAACTACAAGAGAATTATTAGCTGATGAAGATATGTAAGGGATTTCACCTGGTATTAAGCCCAAAGGTCTCTCCtgtattttatttgcttcagtttcACAATTATCTTTGGAGACAGGGAATGAGTTTTTTCTATGAGATGAAGCTATATGTTGGTCTAAGCCAGCCTGATCTGTAAATGTCTCATTACAAACTCTACACTGACTGTCTTTAATACTAGCTGTCCCAGAATTATTGCAGTTTATTTCAGGTGTGTGATTATTATGACTATTGCTTTGACTTAATAAATCAGGTAGATTGTCATGTGATAATATATGTGTTATGAAACTATTAGGTTCTGAAAATTCATTCCCACATGTACATTCAGTTAGAGACTGAAGTTTTTCAACCTGGTTGCCAGAATATACCTCATTCTTGTCACACTTATCCTTTGATTCAGTAGCAGCTTCAttcatatgtgtattcatatgccGGTTTCTGTTGCATTTCTGACTGAATTTTTTGTCACAATAGAGGCACTGAAATGGCATTTCTCCTGTATGAGTTCTCATATGGACATCAAGATGAGGTACTTGTTTAAAGCTTTTGTTACAGTAGTCACATTTATAAGGCATCTCTCCAGTATGAACCCGTCTGTGGACAGCTAATGATGAGCTGCTTTTAAAATCTTTATGACAGAATTCACAAACAGTAACTCCCTTATGACACTGCATGTGCCTTTGAAGTTCAATGTTAGTGACAAACTCTTTTGTGCACATTTTGCAAATAAATGATGAATGGTTCCTTGATGAAGTATTGGAATTTAACAATTCACTTGAAGCTGACATGCATGTGTTGTCATTACATATTGTTTGGGCTGAGAGTTTACTTCTGGAGTTGTTA
This DNA window, taken from Octopus sinensis linkage group LG4, ASM634580v1, whole genome shotgun sequence, encodes the following:
- the LOC115211127 gene encoding uncharacterized protein LOC115211127 isoform X1 → MMFSSSKENQLPLSGNNGSLNVNQISDKGCYSLRSRHNSQNIFKCEICSKIFDSNSSLEQHMFSVHHSTNGVFLCEFCSTNFSQKSSLMQHRCTHLTNTTSQAILDTGFPQKIYQSLTDNSNINTVKMSQNFTCEFCHKTFKTNSALLIHNRSHTGESPYSCEFCGKNFRQTAHLDVHMRIHTGETPFKCNYCNKSFNQKNNRNRHELIHLNGNIEQNPTISGINFDPNAATSPIHTSSVPNTSQSFTVSDVKESSLTPSISTDQSRSNDLIVQRTPQTSHICHLCNKTLNSKSALQVHYRTHTGESPYICHICNQRFKQSAHLDAHLRVHSKETPFKCQYCDKGFSQKGNKNRHERTHFLNKEGDTGKVNTLLPSTREVCHTNSIIGCEFETLLDHEGVRININYKQFVNIDADNVYSDKSNLAICEFCQSPIKDCTCAATHSSSFRQNTEPYPFQKTTEQFVLSDNTSREAVENQTAEATNIQKYNNSRSKLSAQTICNDNTCMSASSELLNSNTSSRNHSSFICKMCTKEFVTNIELQRHMQCHKGVTVCEFCHKDFKSSSSLAVHRRVHTGEMPYKCDYCNKSFKQVPHLDVHMRTHTGEMPFQCLYCDKKFSQKCNRNRHMNTHMNEAATESKDKCDKNEVYSGNQVEKLQSLTECTCGNEFSEPNSFITHILSHDNLPDLLSQSNSHNNHTPEINCNNSGTASIKDSQCRVCNETFTDQAGLDQHIASSHRKNSFPVSKDNCETEANKIQERPLGLIPGEIPYISSSANNSLVVLNNNMSTLGHLGNESSKSFQPNNCNIEVQSRSQSGELLYEAGYIENSQNKESKTNNWIEAASLKTSEHSISTNFVSSDMSYTPVERLGTHDCQICNSKFTNYTSFMDHQNSHNNCIEMMRKSQSASDEFIHNNSNFSDRGVFKCELCGKFFPDIASLHYHQQVKHSQEVIARNNFNQPRSCHQLENGDFEERDNSFTSSPSNKGHLITGSTNITSSNKEDLAGINNKLFSCKTCNFHFNSRQDLIKHKLCHTVSTNHSVKCNQDMTAALTPSNTCAAVADQMNKSDSPLVSTNSNICEFCKKDFRNHSALVIHRRIHTGEMPFQCEYCHRGFRQVAHLDVHLRIHTGETPYKCAFCSKKFSQNCNRIRHQKIHLQPQNLDGSYEQSASHQAGDHIYNCEFCISKFSNYEEFLDHLNCHNTPCLQDGQPEEYKKKRKLQSVSQSFYSENGTPEDWNCCERGLTGSNNKCKQCNPHSVNAGECNLQMGSNCDKTPLNGCSVSDCENNGGYFVKNCQNSLKVIGNNECELCSVQFVNKDELNVHQVSHHMDQPSTMFSNRNSTHCQSSMNLLKDSAGQGPSEKSCEFCQKTFNSTSALITHRRVHTGETPYKCSFCQKSFKQAAHRDVHMRIHTGETPYKCQYCDRSFSQNNNRLRHEKTHQLDNNTTTQSNENSPRAELQNDSNGATGSSAEQNGALCFTCPVCGALFENGLDLTDHQTICFAANDKLAHNDVDVPNCSVSLVLETDSFPNDDLQHIPSLSSDNNYSLKEADKSSYSDKNVSQPSEIFFSCHFCGIKFRTESVLNKHQKLCKGSSRLVPVATDDIGLITTVMSEDGSSHFTLKNNVEPSKAKQHDATVDLFPCNICGEEFTLAIHLNCHMATHSEQKEFTDHVTKQNKPRALSINLEEPSLHMTVEEFGNCSEDEGLATPQPDCSGHLENGEDSDNVAEREDNDEEQKDSSKQTHFKYKKNSQILDFENLIKKEILLEDYENPLHQLKKTFITKDSSKDTENPCGIDTAMETTSTCLPDADRTGYFCHQCNIEFTNEEKLHQHRISVHEEAKENYEVVTGAELLSTLCNRGDGNLLLDQHICEFCEKGFNSSSALHVHRRIHTGESPYKCHLCNRRFKQNIHLNVHLRTHTGETPYHCQFCDKKFTQNSNRIRHQRMHLADITTVDSSAVVDNITPSENNVSLEPNSDSRNRDSSDDHELMTNSEQQWKDKKPLYYNQLFEKERKSSVLNIIPLEYHPPNEPKIEVNNSDLTGSIYMGDSQQMSVLKEEIDAGDDKKLPVNTNNKQPADKEGSQSEVNLSFPKDSKYYLRNSHFRCDFCSRQFRSKSALIIHRRVHTGEKPYQCTYCLKSFKQVAHLETHSRIHTGETPFKCNYCRRSFSQKSNCDRHHRIHVAWKKRMKARAKAAAKTVHLCTICDGRFANASALSKHKCSKVISLEEAGGNTDNVLSSIPYSCNICGKNYINKGYFERHKQSHTLNTTSEKDATSVTEKAFYLCEICQQNFTDKTQYTEHVFQHISETPCDQEASSYTSTDDVPVDHIREVCYLCEQCKKEFYNKEDFYSHSCSSTFDSGNKERYEEHDSKSFENSCNDDEIFTTTLLDQDLSRETEVSGFSEQNGNNSGLSVCEFCNKTFKSLSSLLIHRRVHTGETPFKCPYCKRQFKQIAHLDVHLRTHTGETPFKCQFCDKSFTQNSNKNRHEKVHLSSETAAQLELSSSQIFSKNSVNSAVTTSEKPCQSYCCDICFAMFSTENDLNEHTQTHQDTSYDLGTTLLDLNQNSNKRHHQGENAESNQNQVPHGKSKRLSDTKKRCIMEVKGFLANEQELKPEVFNQNRLDDQSMTYDNFGENISCHQCEMCDKIFQTNDALVEHKFSEHITSASNQDIDDCNSKIIGSQKSVSANFDNGLQKHVCEYCNKDCKSFSSLLTHRRVHTGETPYKCSYCERSFKQSAHLDVHMRTHTGETPYKCKFCDKAFSQNSNKNRHERLHLIQTAT
- the LOC115211127 gene encoding uncharacterized protein LOC115211127 isoform X2, which produces MMFSSSKENQLPLSGNNGSLNVNQISDKGCYSLRSRHNSQNIFKCEICSKIFDSNSSLEQHMFSVHHSTNGVFLCEFCSTNFSQKSSLMQHRCTHLTNTTSQAILDTGFPQKIYQSLTDNSNINTVKMSQNFTCEFCHKTFKTNSALLIHNRSHTGESPYSCEFCGKNFRQTAHLDVHMRIHTGETPFKCNYCNKSFNQKNNRNRHELIHLNGNIEQNPTISGINFDPNAATSPIHTSSVPNTSQSFTVSDVKESSLTPSISTDQSRSNDLIVQRTPQTSHICHLCNKTLNSKSALQVHYRTHTGESPYICHICNQRFKQSAHLDAHLRVHSKETPFKCQYCDKGFSQKGNKNRHERTHFLNKEGDTGKVNTLLPSTREVCHTNSIIGCEFETLLDHEGVRININYKQFVNIDADNVYSDKSNLAICEFCQSPIKDCTCAATHSSSFRQNTEPYPFQKTTEQFVLSDNTSREAVENQTAEATNIQKYNNSRSKLSAQTICNDNTCMSASSELLNSNTSSRNHSSFICKMCTKEFVTNIELQRHMQCHKGVTVCEFCHKDFKSSSSLAVHRRVHTGEMPYKCDYCNKSFKQVPHLDVHMRTHTGEMPFQCLYCDKKFSQKCNRNRHMNTHMNEAATESKDKCDKNEVYSGNQVEKLQSLTECTCGNEFSEPNSFITHILSHDNLPDLLSQSNSHNNHTPEINCNNSGTASIKDSQCRVCNETFTDQAGLDQHIASSHRKNSFPVSKDNCETEANKIQERPLGLIPGEIPYISSSANNSLVVLNNNMSTLGHLGNESSKSFQPNNCNIEVQSRSQSGELLYEAGYIENSQNKESKTNNWIEAASLKTSEHSISTNFVSSDMSYTPVERLGTHDCQICNSKFTNYTSFMDHQNSHNNCIEMMRKSQSASDEFIHNNSNFSDRGVFKCELCGKFFPDIASLHYHQQVKHSQPRSCHQLENGDFEERDNSFTSSPSNKGHLITGSTNITSSNKEDLAGINNKLFSCKTCNFHFNSRQDLIKHKLCHTVSTNHSVKCNQDMTAALTPSNTCAAVADQMNKSDSPLVSTNSNICEFCKKDFRNHSALVIHRRIHTGEMPFQCEYCHRGFRQVAHLDVHLRIHTGETPYKCAFCSKKFSQNCNRIRHQKIHLQPQNLDGSYEQSASHQAGDHIYNCEFCISKFSNYEEFLDHLNCHNTPCLQDGQPEEYKKKRKLQSVSQSFYSENGTPEDWNCCERGLTGSNNKCKQCNPHSVNAGECNLQMGSNCDKTPLNGCSVSDCENNGGYFVKNCQNSLKVIGNNECELCSVQFVNKDELNVHQVSHHMDQPSTMFSNRNSTHCQSSMNLLKDSAGQGPSEKSCEFCQKTFNSTSALITHRRVHTGETPYKCSFCQKSFKQAAHRDVHMRIHTGETPYKCQYCDRSFSQNNNRLRHEKTHQLDNNTTTQSNENSPRAELQNDSNGATGSSAEQNGALCFTCPVCGALFENGLDLTDHQTICFAANDKLAHNDVDVPNCSVSLVLETDSFPNDDLQHIPSLSSDNNYSLKEADKSSYSDKNVSQPSEIFFSCHFCGIKFRTESVLNKHQKLCKGSSRLVPVATDDIGLITTVMSEDGSSHFTLKNNVEPSKAKQHDATVDLFPCNICGEEFTLAIHLNCHMATHSEQKEFTDHVTKQNKPRALSINLEEPSLHMTVEEFGNCSEDEGLATPQPDCSGHLENGEDSDNVAEREDNDEEQKDSSKQTHFKYKKNSQILDFENLIKKEILLEDYENPLHQLKKTFITKDSSKDTENPCGIDTAMETTSTCLPDADRTGYFCHQCNIEFTNEEKLHQHRISVHEEAKENYEVVTGAELLSTLCNRGDGNLLLDQHICEFCEKGFNSSSALHVHRRIHTGESPYKCHLCNRRFKQNIHLNVHLRTHTGETPYHCQFCDKKFTQNSNRIRHQRMHLADITTVDSSAVVDNITPSENNVSLEPNSDSRNRDSSDDHELMTNSEQQWKDKKPLYYNQLFEKERKSSVLNIIPLEYHPPNEPKIEVNNSDLTGSIYMGDSQQMSVLKEEIDAGDDKKLPVNTNNKQPADKEGSQSEVNLSFPKDSKYYLRNSHFRCDFCSRQFRSKSALIIHRRVHTGEKPYQCTYCLKSFKQVAHLETHSRIHTGETPFKCNYCRRSFSQKSNCDRHHRIHVAWKKRMKARAKAAAKTVHLCTICDGRFANASALSKHKCSKVISLEEAGGNTDNVLSSIPYSCNICGKNYINKGYFERHKQSHTLNTTSEKDATSVTEKAFYLCEICQQNFTDKTQYTEHVFQHISETPCDQEASSYTSTDDVPVDHIREVCYLCEQCKKEFYNKEDFYSHSCSSTFDSGNKERYEEHDSKSFENSCNDDEIFTTTLLDQDLSRETEVSGFSEQNGNNSGLSVCEFCNKTFKSLSSLLIHRRVHTGETPFKCPYCKRQFKQIAHLDVHLRTHTGETPFKCQFCDKSFTQNSNKNRHEKVHLSSETAAQLELSSSQIFSKNSVNSAVTTSEKPCQSYCCDICFAMFSTENDLNEHTQTHQDTSYDLGTTLLDLNQNSNKRHHQGENAESNQNQVPHGKSKRLSDTKKRCIMEVKGFLANEQELKPEVFNQNRLDDQSMTYDNFGENISCHQCEMCDKIFQTNDALVEHKFSEHITSASNQDIDDCNSKIIGSQKSVSANFDNGLQKHVCEYCNKDCKSFSSLLTHRRVHTGETPYKCSYCERSFKQSAHLDVHMRTHTGETPYKCKFCDKAFSQNSNKNRHERLHLIQTAT